Proteins found in one Vagococcus carniphilus genomic segment:
- a CDS encoding MptD family putative ECF transporter S component produces the protein MKGLKVQELISSGVYATVYFFVVAIATFLLRFTIPTFNTLFIPGLSALFSGVVYLIVINRVPKFGAITIVGSVMAIFFLVFGYFPLAFLPSIVFPLIADWIQNKTNLQEKLKTYLSYVVFSFGLTGPILPLWFMKEAYVASLLNRGKDMTYVNSVFAPITTASFFISMGATLVLSILGLTIGQKIYQKHFSKEARKGIK, from the coding sequence ATGAAAGGATTAAAAGTTCAAGAATTAATATCATCAGGGGTTTATGCCACTGTTTATTTTTTTGTAGTAGCAATCGCAACTTTCTTATTAAGATTTACCATCCCAACATTTAATACATTATTCATACCAGGGTTATCTGCACTTTTTTCTGGAGTGGTTTATCTAATCGTCATTAATCGAGTACCTAAGTTTGGAGCTATCACAATTGTTGGCTCTGTCATGGCTATCTTTTTCTTAGTATTTGGTTATTTTCCTTTGGCATTCTTACCAAGTATTGTATTTCCTTTGATAGCCGATTGGATTCAAAATAAAACTAATTTGCAAGAAAAGCTAAAAACTTATTTAAGTTATGTTGTATTTAGTTTTGGTTTAACTGGACCAATCTTGCCTTTATGGTTTATGAAGGAAGCCTACGTTGCTTCTTTATTAAACCGTGGTAAAGATATGACTTATGTTAATAGTGTCTTTGCCCCGATTACAACAGCGTCCTTTTTTATATCAATGGGAGCAACTTTAGTATTAAGTATTTTAGGTTTAACAATTGGTCAAAAAATCTATCAAAAGCATTTTTCAAAAGAAGCGCGTAAAGGAATAAAATAA
- a CDS encoding energy-coupling factor transporter transmembrane component T family protein, which yields MEKKYLKFDPRSKLAIVIFASFLLMFRVDWFVEVTFIFLMFILLWLNGGFKKGLILTSLYLIITVIDLKFFQEIKGPLTALFSFLLVANRLLIPPVMAATLASNNTKMSEWIAAMKKLRLPKVIIVPFSVVCRFFPVLIQDFKQIRNAMKFRGIGINSSDLIKHPLLTLECIIVPILVSVETTSLDLSAASLVRGLGSEDSGTSIYEVKFQVQDYIVFLVLIIFFCWEVFF from the coding sequence ATGGAAAAGAAATACTTAAAATTTGATCCTAGGAGTAAACTAGCAATTGTTATTTTTGCTAGTTTTCTTTTGATGTTTCGTGTAGATTGGTTTGTCGAAGTAACTTTTATCTTTCTAATGTTTATTTTACTATGGTTAAATGGTGGTTTTAAAAAAGGCCTTATACTCACTAGTCTTTACTTGATTATTACAGTTATTGATTTGAAATTTTTTCAAGAGATAAAGGGCCCATTAACAGCTTTATTTTCATTTTTATTAGTAGCGAACCGTTTATTAATACCTCCTGTTATGGCTGCGACACTAGCTTCTAATAATACAAAAATGAGCGAATGGATTGCGGCTATGAAGAAGTTAAGATTACCAAAAGTTATTATTGTGCCATTTTCAGTGGTCTGTCGTTTTTTCCCTGTATTAATTCAAGATTTTAAGCAAATTAGAAATGCGATGAAATTTAGAGGTATCGGAATTAATTCGTCTGACTTAATTAAACATCCGCTTTTAACGTTAGAATGTATTATTGTTCCCATACTTGTTTCAGTAGAAACAACTTCTTTAGATTTATCCGCAGCTTCACTTGTAAGAGGTTTAGGTAGCGAAGATAGTGGTACAAGTATTTATGAAGTTAAATTTCAAGTACAGGATTATATTGTTTTTCTAGTATTAATCATCTTTTTTTGTTGGGAGGTATTCTTTTAA